Proteins encoded together in one Ictidomys tridecemlineatus isolate mIctTri1 chromosome 3, mIctTri1.hap1, whole genome shotgun sequence window:
- the Cct8 gene encoding T-complex protein 1 subunit theta, with translation MALHVPKAPGFAQMLKEGAKHFSGLEEAVFRNIQACKELAQTTRTAYGPNGMNKMVINHMEKLFVTNDAATILRELEVQHPAAKMIVMASHMQEQEVGDGTNFVLVFAGALLELAEELLRIGLSVSEVIEGYEIACRKAHEILPELVCCSAKNLRDVDEVSSLLRTSIMSKQYGNEAFLAKLIAQACVSIFPDSGHFNVDNIRVCKILGSGIYSSSVLHGMVFKKETEGDVTSVKDAKIAVYSCPFDGMITETKGTVLIKTAEELMNFSKGEENLMDAQVKAIADTGANVIVTGGKVADMALHYANKYNIMLVRLNSKWDLRRLCKTVGATALPRLTPPVLEEMGHCDNVYLSEVGDTQVVVFKHEKEDGAISTIVLRGSTDNLMDDIERAVDDGVNTFKVLTRDKRLVPGGGATEIELAKQITSYGETCPGLEQYAIKKFAEAFEAIPRALAENSGVKANEVISKLYAVHQEGNKNVGLDIEAEVPAVKDMLEAGILDTYLGKYWAIKLATNAAVTVLRVDQIIMAKPAGGPKPPSGKKDWDDDQND, from the exons ATGGCGCTCCACGTCCCCAAGGCCCCGGGCTTTGCCCAGATGCTCAAGGAGGGAGCGAAA catTTTTCAGGATTAGAAGAGGCTGTGTTTAGAAACATACAAGCTTGCAAGGAACTTGCGCAAACTACACGTACAGCATATGGACCAAATG gaatgaacAAAATGGTCATCAACCACATGGAGAAGTTGTTTGTGACAAATGATGCAGCCACTATTTTAAGAGAGTTAGAA GTACAGCATCCTGCTGCAAAAATGATTGTAATGGCTTCCCATATGCAAGagcaagaggttggagatggcacAAACTTTGTTCTGGTATTTGCTGGAGCTCTTCTGGAATTAGCTGAAGAACTTCTGAGGATTGGCCTGTCAGTTTCAGAG GTCATAGAAGGTTATGAAATAGCCTGCAGAAAAGCCCATGAGATTCTTCCTGAATTGGTATGTTGTTCTGCAAAAAACCTTAGAGATGTTGATGAAGTGTCATCTCTACTTCGTACCTCCATAATGAGTAAACAGTATGGAAATGAAGCATTTCTAGCCAAGCTTATTGCTCAGGCATGTG TGTCCATTTTTCCTGATTCTGGCCATTTCAATGTTGATAACATCAGGGTTTGTAAAATTCTG GGCTCTGGTATCTATTCTTCTTCAGTATTGCATGGTATGGTTTTTAAGAAGGAAACTGAAGGTGATGTAACATCTGTAAAAGATGCAAAAATAGCAGTATACTCTTGCCCTTTTGATGGCATGATAACAGAAACTAAG GGAACAGTATTGATAAAGACTGCTGAAGAATTGATGAATTTTAGTAAGGGAGAAGAAAATCTCATGGATGCACAAGTCAAGGCTATTGCTGATACTGGTGCCAATGTCATAGTAACAGGTGGCAAAGTGGCAGACATGGCTCTTCATTATGCAAACAAATACAATATCATGTTGGTGAG gctgaactCAAAATGGGATCTCAGAAGACTGTGTAAAACAGTTGGTGCTACAGCTCTTCCTAGATTG ACTCCTCCTGTCCTTGAAGAAATGGGACATTGTGACAATGTTTACCTCTCAGAAGTTGGAGACACACAGGTGGTTGTTTTTAAGCATG aaaaagaagatggtgCCATTTCTACCATAGTACTTCGAGGTTCTACAGACAATCTGATGGATGATATAGAAAGGGCAGTAGATGATGGTGTCAATACTTTCAAAGTTCTCACAAGG GATAAACGTCTTGTACCTGGAGGTGGAGCAACAGAAATTGAATTAGCCAAACAAATCACATCATATGGAGAG aCATGTCCTGGACTTGAGCAGTATGCTATTAAGAAGTTCGCCGAGGCATTTGAAGCTATTCCCCGGGCATTGGCAGAGAACTCTGGAGTTAAGGCCAATGAAGTTATCTCTAAACTTTATGCAGTTCaccaagaaggaaataaaaatgttggaCTAGACATTGAG GCTGAAGTTCCTGCTGTAAAGGACATGTTGGAAGCTGGTATTCTAGATACATATCTGGGAAAATATTGGGCTATAAAATTGGCTACTAATGCTGCGGTTACTGTACTTAGAGTGGATCAG ATCATCATGGCAAAACCAGCTGGTGGGCCCAAGCCTCCAAGTGGAAAGAAAGACTGGGATGATGACCAAAATGACTGA